Within the Spirochaetales bacterium genome, the region ACTGGCTATCGCGCTGGCGCAGCCGTATGTCTTCCATTTACAGTCGACGATAACGTCGTCTTTCACCTTGATCGCCATCATCATCTGGTCGCCGCATTTTATATTGCCGACGACACCTTTGCCGTCCTCCTTGAATGATCCTTCATCGAAAAGCACATTACGCGGATTCATGAAATGGTCTTTGACCACATCGGTATAGACCCACGCCGAATCATCACTCATACGGCACCTCCTTTCTGATAAACCGTCGACATACGCCGAATCTTCTCTATAACCGGAGGCAGAACCTCAAGGACATAATCGATTTCATCCTCCGTCGTTCCCCGGCCCATACTGATTCGTATGGACCCGTGCGCGAGTTCGGCCCCCAGGCCGGTTGCAAGAAGCACATGCGAAGGATCGAGTGAACCTGAAGCGCACGCTGACCCGGTTGAGACGGCAATCCCTTCCATATCCAGGTAGAGGAGGATCGATTCTCCTTCCGCGCCGAAAAAGGAAACGTTCAGGGTATTCGGGAGAACGTCTTCAGGGTGGCCGTTGAATTGTATATCGGGAACCGAGTCTTTGATACCGGATGCGAGTTTTTCCCTCAACCGCAGAAGCCGGGATGAGACCGACTCCATTTCAAGCGAGGCCATTTCCACCGCCTTCCCGAACCCGATAATCCCGAGGGTATTTTCCGTCCCCGCACGCCTGCCCGTCTCCTGATGCCCCCCGTGAATGAAAGGACAAAACGGTGTTCCTTTTTTTACGTAGAGTGCCCCGATCCCTTTGGGTCCGTAAATCTTGTGTCCAGACAGGGAAAGAAAATCGACATCGAGGGCTTTGACGTCGACCCGGATTTTTCCGAGGGCCTGAACCGCATCCGTATGCATCAAAACGCCATGCTCATGGGCGAGCGCTGCAATCGATGCGATATCCTGTATGGTACCGATCTCATTATTCGCGTACATGACGGAAATCAGCCCCGTCCTTTCGGAAATCAATTCCTTGAGATGATCGATATTCACCTTGCCCGCTTCATCCACTTCGATGAAATGGGTGACGAGTCCCCGTTGCGTAAGGCAGCGGGCCGTATTCATGATACACGGATGTTCGATCGAGGTCGTAATGACTTCGGCGCGTTCTGCGGGTAGTCCCCTGCACATATTCCCCCTGCAGGCAACGAGATTCAATACCGTATTGTTTGCCTCCGATCCGCTTCCCACAAAGATGATTTCATCCGGGGAGGCGTTGATAAATGAAGCGATACGGCCCCGTGCTGCTTCGAGCTTTTTTCGGGCATCCCTTCCATAGCTATGCATACTCGACGGATTGCCGAACACCCCGAAGACCTCGATCATTTCCTTTTGGACCTCCGGATGAAGCGGCGTGGTCGCGTTGTAATCGAGATAAATCTCTTTTTTATCCATGTCAACCTCCCGGATGATCTTTTTTACCGTCTACCCTTGCCAGAAACCAGGCAAGGGTTTTCGACTTCAAATACTCTTCTATCGTATCATTCATCTCGTGCCAGAAATCCTTCACGGCGCAGCGTGATGATTCTACACAATAATTCCCCTTGTGTACACAGGGAACGGTAATAACGGGCCCGTCGAGTGACCTGGCGATATCAAAAGCGGTAATGAGCGAAGGTGAGCGGGCCAGTTCATAACCGCCCTCTGGTCCCCTGACACTCCGGATGATATCCGCTTTTTTCAAAAGCTTGAAAATGTTTTCGAGGTATTTTTGCGAAATATGCTGTTTTTCCGAAATCTTCTGCAAGGCAAGCGGCCCTTTCCCGTCATGCAGGGCCAGTTCCAGAAGCGCCCTCAGGCCGTAACGGGTTTGTGTCGGTACATGAAACATGAGAATACCTCCATCAACGAAGACCGTTTATCCGATATCGAGCATGCGTGAAACGGGTTTCAAGGCATCTTCCGCGGTTCTGTCCCCGATCCTGACAACCGGTTTCATCGATTGAAGGGAATGAAGTATCTTCTCGAGTGAGATCATTTTCATATCACCGCAGACGGCGTCACTTGTTGCCGGGATAAAGAATTTTGCGGGATTCTCCTTCTTCAGACTGTGGATAATCCCCGTTTCCGTTCCGATGATAAATGACGATGCGTTGGATTGCGATACATATGTAAGGATTCCTCCGGTGCTGCCCGTAAAATCCGCCAATCGTACGACTTCTTCCCTGCATTCCGGATGGACGAGTACCTTTGCTTCGGGAAAGGCTTTTCGCATCTCCGCGATATGACCGGGGAGAATTTTCCGGTGAACCGGACAGTATCCGGGCCAGAGAATCATCGGTCTACCGGTCTTTTCACGGATATACCCGCCCAGATGCCTGTCCGGGACGAAGATAATTCGCCTGTCTTCGGGAATCGAGGAGACGATACTTTCCGCATTCGAGGAGGTACAGCAGATATCGCTTTCCGCCTTGACTTCCGCCGAACTGTTGACATAACAGACAACCACCGCATCCGGATGCCGTTTCTTCAACCGGCGCAACGACTGCGCATCCGCCATATCCGCCATCGGACATCCGGCATGAGCTTCGGGGAGGAGAACGGTCTTGCCCGGATTGAGAAGCACGGCGGATTCGGCCATAAAGCGGACACCGCAAAAAACAATCACATCGGCATCGACTTCGGCCGCCTTTTTACAGAGAGCGAGCGAATCCCCGATAAAATCCCCGATATCCTGTATTTCCGGCGGCTGGTAATTATGGGCGAGGATAACCGCATTCCGCTCTTTTTTAATTTCTCCGATGCGTCGAACCAGTTCTTCATACATAATCATACTTATCCTATAGATTTTGTATGAATATAACCATTACACATTATTCTGTCAAGCGATCATGATTCCGATGTATTTGCGGATACGGTTACCTTTTTTAGTATATCGATGTTTTTTAAATTCTGCCCCGTCATATCTTTGATATTATCCACGCAGGTAGACAATTCGGTCCCTTTCTGGAGCTGATCCCTGAGCAACTGGTTGATCGCCGAAAAGGTGTCTCTCAGATCGGCGAGAGTCTGTTTGACCTTTTCATTTTCTTCCTGTTCTTCCGATGTCAGTTCCTTGATCGTCACCGTGTCCTGAAGCAGACTTTTCACCGAAGCCAGAATCGCCGAGGCCTGCGATTTCTGGTCCTGCATCAGACGTGTAATATTGGCGATCATCGCCGTCGATACTTTTATTTTATCGATGATGGTAAAAAGGCTGGTCGACACCTCATCGGAGAGGGTGGTACTCCGTTCTATCAATTCGTACATATCCTTGATCTTTTCAAAACTCGTTTCGAGGGTGTTCTTTGTATTGAGTGAAAGATTGCTGATTTCTCCCGAAATGACGGAAAATCCCTTGCCGTGAATCCCCTGCCGCGCCGCTTCGATCGCTGCGTTGATCGAGAGAATGCTCGTTTTATCGGTGATATCCTCGATCGCGTTCAGCACTTCGCGCAAAAACAGCGAATATTCGCTGATCGTCGCAATCGCAGCCTTTGATTCCTTGATGATCCGTGTGCTGTTTTCCGCAAGGTTCTGAAGCTGCGTGGCTTCCGCGTGGGAATCGAAAGCACTCGCCATTGTCTGTTCCATCTGTTGATCCATCGAGGTGATTGTCGCCGATATTTCCTCGACGATCGACGTCTGGTTGATTATTGCCTGGGGAACCTTTTCGGTGGCGATATCGATTCGTGCCCCGACTTTTTTCATCGTCTCTTCGATTTCATTGAATTTACCGAACACCCGTTCGATAATCTCCCTGTTGTTTTTCTCATAGTGACCGATCACATCCGTCGAGGTCAGCACGATTTCCTCGAGTCGCTTGCTCGAATTATTGAGATTATCCGATACGATACCGATATTTTCCACCATCTTCTTGAGTGATTCGTTTCTTTTATTGAGATCGGCCGCAGTCTTGAGAGATTTCTTGAAGATCTGTGCCTGATCGAAGGCAAGAAGAAAGAAAATGCTCAACACAAGGGCAAAAAATCCGAACGCCATGATATAGGCATAGGGAAAAATCTGCTGGAATACATGGTAAATATCGGAATAGGCGGTAACGAGGACAAAACAAAATGAAATGAGTATGACAATCGATTTTTTGTTTTTCTTTTTAATGATGGATATGAGAATGACAATGATCGAAAAAACGACACAAACCAGAAGGAACCCCATCGTATAAAGGAAAATACCGGCGACCCCTTCGAGTCTGGTCTGGAAAAGGGGAAGCACCGAAAGTATCAACGCCGGAAGCGCGAGACCGATTTTGAGGATTCTGTTTTTATACGCTATGCCTGTAAACTCGAGGATAAAAAATATGATAAACAACCCCGTCCAGGGAAACATTGCGCGGGAAGTTATCTCGAGCGGGACCTGGCTTACCGCGTCAGAGAGAAAGGCCATGTTGACATAGGAAAGCCCGTAACAAAGACAGGTAAGCCCGAAATAGAGAATTGAAAAATCCCTGAAGTTCATCGTGATAAAGAGAAACAGCATATATAAAAAGATGACAAATGAGGTGATACAAGCCACCTGCATCATTGAAACACCGATAAAGTTCCTCAAAAACACTTCCCCTTCATTTTTGTAATACGAACCGATAGTCAGATCCTCGAGGGGAAGATTGTCTTTCTCCGGATACGCCTGTATCGCAAGTTCGTTTATCTCGTTTCCGTAGCGAAGAATATCTTCGGAAAGATAGATATTGTGCGAAAGAAAGGCGTGGGTATTATACACATCCCTGTAGCGGCCGTATGTCTGGATTTTCCTTCCATTGAGGTAAATGGCGCGGGGATATCCCGTCATGCCCATGTAAAGGGAGAGGTGTACGTTCCGTAATCGCTCATCCACATAAAACCTCGTCCGAAAGGTATACATATATCTTTCCAGGTTTTTTTTATTCTGAAGCCATTTACCGTCATATTTTTCAAATCCCTGTTCCTTGAGATCCCCGGTGACATATTTTCCCTCCGCAAACCCGCTTTCCAGGATATATATCGATCCGAGAACAAAGGATTCATCGCCGTTTTTCACCACATTGCCGGAAAAAAGGTGGTTGTCGTCATAATCGAATGGTTGTTCACCCGTCTCACCCGATAATTGTACCGCGCTTATCACAATAACACAGATAATGGCTATATTGGTTCTCTTCATGACCCCTCCTGAAACTCCTTCTCAATCCCCGATAGTCATCAATATATAAGGAATTCCCCTACTTTAAATAATAATTATTTTTATTTTTTTTTCATCTCTTTTTTATCGGGAAATGCATGTTATCCCGATAAATTACCCTATATGCGTCGCTATATTCATGAGAGATGGCATGAATCAATTGAAAATGCCGTTCATAAAAGAGACCGACGCTGCTTTCACATATCGGATTATCGGGAGAAAATGCATTGATTTTCCGGGAAACCACGATTATAATAAAAAAATATTCTCGTTTAACCATGACGGCATATGGGAAAATCAAAACGTCGGTTTTTTAAAAATATAAGCTACCTCGCCCAGAGGGAAATTAGAACGATCAAAGGCATCGAAAATATCCTCGCACTCGACGAAGCGCACTGGTCAGCCACCGGGGCGTCGATAGAATCGATCATATGCGATCCCGTGTTCCTCGATCTCGTCGATTCAGACGACAATAAGCGTATCATGTGTTTCGAGATCAAGGAGGCGATACGCTGGCTTTTCAGAAATCTCAATGACAAAAAAGCGGTTATTGAGGAAAGCACCGCATTGCATATCGATACAATCGACACATCCCATACCGAAGGGAAAAGTCTCTACCAGTCGGCCCTTCAGATACTTCAGCGTCTCGGCAGGGAGAACGAAAAAGTAATCACCCTGAATGAAATCAGACAAATCAAGGAAAAGGTAAAGGCAACGCCGATAAGCGAAGCCGGTGTTGTCCTTCCCGAAGCGACAGACGATCCTCAGATCAGGCAGATGCTCGAGGATATCATAAAGACTATCGGCGGGGCCCCCCATCCGCTGGGAAACAGGGGTGTGACACTTGAAAAACTGAATGAATTCATAACGAATGGCGCCGCTTTTCTTCAATGGTACAAAAAAGGCGAAACAAAGGAGGGGCAAACCAGTTCCACGATCATGATTCTAGGGGAATCGACCGATCCGGCTTTTAGAGCGTACGCCGGTATTAAGGACAAAATCGATCATTACTTCACCCTCTGCAAGATGATCGGCTTTTCCGACGGAATGGAGATTATCGACTCCGCCTGTAAAGCCGACACAGAGGAGCAGTTGAAGGAAAGGATTTTTCCGGATGTAACCGATCCGGTCTCCATTGAATCATACCTGATAAAGGCCCCCCTGGCCGTTCCCCGAAAAGAACGGATTCTATTTTTCGATCAGTGTATCAACACATATTTCGAAGACCAGGTGGCGCTTTTCAGAAAAGAGGTCATGAAGCCGATGTTCGGCGAAAAGGATACAGAACTCACCGAAGCCCAATGGAAACGGATAAAATCGATGTTCGTCGAGTACGAAAAATGGCAGGGTGAAAAGAAGGGTGAGATCGTTTCATCGATCCCCCCCAAAACACTCAAGGGGTACCTGAACAACAAACTCATCAACCGGATAAAGGAGCTTATCGCGGAAAGCAATGAGACCGCCCTGGTACTCGATGAGATTCGTTTGATCGAAAAACTCGTTCTGTTTCAGTCACTGATGCTCACGTTTCTCAATAATTTCGTTTCATTCCCCTACCTTTACGATCCCGGAAAAAGGGCGATGTTTGAAATGGGAACCCTCATCATCGACGGGAGAAGGTTTACCCTTTCTGTCCGTGTCGATGATCACGACAAACATCTTCTCGTCGCCCGGCACAGTAACATGTACATTCTCTATGTGAACGTCCTCTCTTCGACGGAAAAAAAATACGAGATAGCCGTCCCTGTCACCTCCGGCAACAAGGGAAATCTTTATATCGGCAAGCATGGTATTTTTCACGATATTCATAACACGGACTGGGATGCCGAGATAATCGACATCGTCGAAAACCCGATCAGCCTGGGTGAGGCACTCAGCAGGCCGTTCAAGAACCTCATAAAACTTATCAATACGAAAATAGAGGAATTCAAATCCGCAGCGGAATCGAAACTCGGCACGGTCATCAAGGGAGAGGCCGTCCCGGGACAACAGCAGCAGGCGGCCGCCGGTGCCGCGCAGCCCGCAGCGCAGCCGAAAAACCAGGGACTCGGTAATCTCTTTATGGGCGGCAGTATCGCCGTTGCCGCGCTCGGTTCGGCCATCGCATTTATCACAAAAACCCTTTCCGAGGTCAAATGGACCACGATGGTCATCACCATCCTCGGCGCCCTGTTCGCCGTGCTCTTCCCGACTTTTATTTCCGCGTTTCTCAAACTCAATAAACGGGATATGACGACGATTCTCGAAGCATCGGGCTGGGCGATCAATATCCGAATGAAACTCGGCTTAAAACTCGGCAAATTTTTCACCTTCCGGCCGAAGATGCCTTTCCGGTCCATGAGTTTCAGATGGCTGGCCTGGTTTCTCGTCATACTGTTGGCGGGAGGCCTCGCCGCTTCCTTTTTCTTCTTTTCGCCTTCCGTCACCGTCTCATGCCGTAAAAAGATAACCTTTTCCCTCCTCCTCTGTGACCGGATCGATTCCCTGCACGGTAAATACGTGAGTGCGGAGGTCCGTGACATGGAATCCTCCGGCGGTACGGTGCATTCGAAAATCGACGGTTTTTTTCGAACCGCTTCCCCGGCCGCACACACCTACCGGGCGGTCATGACGAGCGGCAAACCATTACAAACCGGCAAACGGTATTTTCTTCATTATTTCATCGATGTGGACGGAAACGGAACTTCGAGTGCCGGCGATATACGGGGCGTCAAAGACTTCGATGTTCTGCCCGATGCGGAAAAATCGGAGGCCGTCGTCTTTATCGATACCGAATCGGCGATAGAATAATATATGTGCAATTTTCAAATCCCCGGAATACCGGGCCGGGAAGAAAGTGACCGCACCCGGGGCGAACGCCTTCCTCAATGCTGCCTGTAATGTGAAAAGCGGCCTGAATCCCTTTCGGGCCGCATACTTTTCGCCCTACCATGTTACGAGTACGGCCGTGCCATTGATATTGCTTTGTTTCAAATCGGCAAGCGCCTCATTCGCCTTGTCGAGGGGATAGGATGTGGTCGTGGTTTTAACCGGTATTTTCCCCGCGAGTTCGAGGAATTCCTTCGCGTCCCGACGGGTAAAATTGGCCACACTCCTCACGCATTTTTCCCAGTAAAGATGACTGTCGTAGTCGAGTTCGGGTATCGTCGTCATCGTCACACCGGCGAGAACGAGGGTTCCCCCCCGCTCCAGAACACGTAACCCTTCACGAACGATGGGGCCGGCGGGCGCGAATATGATCCCCGCGTGCATCCGGGCGGGGGGCTCGTCTTCGGCGCCTCCCGCCCAGACCGCGCCGAGCGACTGAGCATGCCGCCGGTGCCGGTCGCTCCGCGTAAAGACATAGACCTGGAAACCGAGATGATTCGCGATCTGTATCGTGATATGGGCCGACCCGCCGAAACCGTAGAGTCCCAGACGTTGTCCCGTGAGGAGTCCGCACTGCATCAGAGCCCTGTAGCCGATGATACCGCCGCATAACAGTGGTGCGGCGTCAATATCGGTATACTCCTCCGGTATGGGATACACGAAATCCTCGTGCGCCACCACATAATCGGCATATCCTCCATTGACGTGGAACCCTGTAAATGAGGCGTATTTACAGAGATTCTCGAGTCCCCCCGTACAATATTCGCAGGTCCCGCAGGTCCGGTAAAGCCAGGGAACACCGACCCGTTCGCCGGGTCTGAACCGGTGTGCCGCATCGCCCCGTTTTTCTATGATGCCGATTATCTGATGGCCCGGGATGAGGGGAAGCCTTGGAAGTTCCATGTCTCCCTCGACCGTATGAAGATCGGTATGGCAGACACCGCAGGCGATGACCGATATCCTGACCTCGAAAAGGCCTGGTGCCGGATCATCGATTTCGACCTTGGCAAGCGGCCGTTCTTCAATGGGGCACGGGTGCGACAAAAGCATCGCTCTCATCGGTCAGTCACCTCCTTTTTTTTACATCCGGTTATATGTCTCCAAGTTGAAAGCTTTTGGGGGCGGTAAGAGTATAATGAAGCACCAGTTTTTTATGTTGAAAAGGATCGGGGGAGAGTTCCGTGTCCCAGCAAACGATCCCTTCCCTGTTCATCGTATAACCGGGGCTGGTGTCGTCCAGAATCCTTATATTCACCTCTTTCAGTTCCGAGACGTAAACCCCCTCTTTCAACCTTACCTTCTGTGTTTCTTTCTTGTAATTGTAGAGAATAAAGTGGTATTCCCATTCCATGACATGTTTGAGAGAAAGCCCTTTCGCTTCCCTCTCCGTCGCCTTGTGCCTGATACGCCTGACCTTCACGTCCTCGTCGATACCGAATGAAAGATGAAACACTTCTTCGGGCGCGACATATTTCATTCGGGCGGAACCCATATAACTTTCGTTTCTGTATACAGCGATTTTTCCCGGTAACATCGGTAACCCCGTGTCGTTTGTGAGAGTCGCCTTCAAATACACATATTCCATCAATTCAGGTACGGTTTCGTATGAAAATTCCGGCTCGCTTTTAGAAGTAATAATGAGAAACCGGTGCCATCTGTCGTCTGAAGGAATATCGCACGGATTTTTGACGACGAATGTGTATGAAATCCCTCTCTTGCTGACCTCGACCCTGCTCTCCCCGCCACCTTCATCGGACGGGGTTTCTTCGACTTCATCTCCCCCGCTTTCTTCCTCGAGGTCGCGGAAGGCTTCCGTCTCGACAACAAGGGCCTTCCGTCTTTTTTCCTCATAGCCGGACATATAAACCGGATAAATTTTTGGAATTTCCATCTGCACATCCGCCGCGGCGGTCGAGAGGATGACCCTGACATCCTTCCAGACCTCCCCGGTCTGCTGCCGGATTTCCCCGAAACAGGAGAGTTCGATTTCATTATCAGGGTTTATGAGTTTTGCGTCATAGGAGGTTTTCCAGGATACGCCCGGCAGTATATATGACACCTCCACTTCGGCACTGCATGCCTCTTCCGCATGCACGGACACTTCGATATTGTACTGAACCTTTTTATCCAGCGCCCTTATCTTTGCGAGACGCTCCTCCAAAAGCGCCCGTTGTTCATGAAGGTGTTTCAGTTTCTCGTTCGTCTCGATAATGAGAAGGGTGTTTTCCCTGAATGTGTGTTCGAGGAAATCGAGTGCCGCATTGAGTTTGGGAATCGAGTTTTCCTGTGTGAGAATAATATCGTTGAGGAGGCTTTTTATGTATTCCCTGAGATCGGTTGTCGTATGATTTTCCAGGGCGTAAATGATTTTTTCATCGGTCAAGGCAATAATGTCTTTCAGGCAGGAGCAAATCCTGTTGTAGACATTCTCGTCCTCTTTCTGCCTGAAAAAATAGAGGTTGTTGACGGCGAGCGTGGTCGAAAGTATTTTCACGTTACCGGCGGCGCATGTTGATTTTATCGATTGCCCATCGATCCCGGCACCGAGATTTGAAAACACGATTCGCGTCTCGCCCCTTTTCAGGTTCGCCTTTTGCATCCGTTTCACTTCCGCCTTGTCCGAATAGACCACCACCTCCGTTGCCCGCGAGTTTGCCTCAAGTTCGATATCGTCTTTTTTAATGATGACGGTTGCCATAGTTCCCCCTTATGGTTCAAGGTACGGATGATCGGCCTTCCTCACGGTAAGCCGGTAATCTTCCGGATGCCGGACCGTATAAGTCACGGTGAATACTTTTTTCTTTTTTGGTTCGAGTGTCGTCTTCCAGAAGACGATATTTCTGTCCGATATTTTTTGTGGTTTTGGATCGTACTTCTCGTTCACGACGGCAATCTCCTGCGGCCGTTCCGATATCGGGATACGGTCATACACTTCGCAGACAACATCAGTTTCCTTGTAGCTTATAAGCTCGATCTCCACGGAAAAATCGACCGCCATCCCCTTTTTTACAAAACCGCCGGTTTTTCTTTCGGAAGTTTCCTTTCGCAGTACTTTTATATCCCGCTCGACGCCGAGTGAAATCGAGGTTCCCTCGTTCATCCCGAGTGTCGGAAACATGATCGCGCCCAGAAAACTGTTTTCAACGAACACCTGTGCCGGTCCTTTGGGAAACGGATTTCCGTATGTGTTCGTAAAGACCGCCTTGAGAAACACCGCCTCCTTTTCCAGTGGAACGGTCACGTACACCATGTTCATGGGGATGCCGGCGGTGTCGACACCGATCTGAAACGGGACCCGGGATGAGGGAATCGTATTCTTCGTCGAACCACAGTGATACCGGTAGTCGAATCCGCCGACGGATTCGAGCGGCGAAACACCGCGAGCGAAATATCTGTTGACCGCGATCCCGCCCGATACCTCGACGACGCCTTCCGGAGTATAGGTATCGGAAAGGTAGGCGTATAAATCCCTGTAATACGGGGAAAGGGTGTCGATTTTTAGCCGCCCGCCCAGTCTTCCGTCGACCGAGGCGACGATTTCCTCGATCTCCGCCGCTCCCGATACTCCCCGGCCTTTTTGTTCCTGAGAAAGCCTTTTCGCATGTAGTGCCTGGGTATTCATGGCCGGGGGAGTCGCATCCCCGGAAATCCCGGTCGTCTTTTCGACATCGATGAGTCCATCCACGTCTTCCATGCTTGAAAATCCTCTCGAGGCTGCGGCGATTCGTCCGCTTTTCCGCTTTATGCCGGATGGAAAAACTCGCTTCTTTTTTTCCGTCACTTTCTCTTCGGGTATATCTTCCTTATCCATATCCGTCACATCCATCTCATCTTCCATTTTCGCCGTTTTTCCCATAACCGCCGCCTCCGGTGACGCCGGTACCGTGATAATGCCGGTATCCTGTTCCCTGATACGTTTTGACGTGACGTCGGGTACCCGGCACTGCTGTAATGGAACCGCGGTCGAAAGCAGGACCTCGACATTTTCCCAATCTTCACCGGTCGTCTGGCTGATCATCCCGAAGAGGCCGATCTCGAGTTGTTTTTTATTGATATCAGCCCGTATCGTATATGCAGGGTACCAGCTTACTCCCGGCTGAAGATACATGACCCGGACTTCGCAATCGACATCAGTCTTTGCATCGAACACGGCGACAATCCCGTGCTCCCTGATCCTGTCATAAGAGAGAAGGGCACCTATATTTTTTTCCGCGGCTTCCCTTTTTTCCTGCAATGTCAGCCACTCGAAAATGACCTTTCGTGTTTCTTCCCGGTTGGTGAACAATTTTTTACGCATGAACCCATAGAATTCTTTCCAGTTCTCAACGATAATGGAACGTTTGACCTCTTCACCGGCCCCCTTGATCAACGT harbors:
- a CDS encoding IscS subfamily cysteine desulfurase, translated to MDKKEIYLDYNATTPLHPEVQKEMIEVFGVFGNPSSMHSYGRDARKKLEAARGRIASFINASPDEIIFVGSGSEANNTVLNLVACRGNMCRGLPAERAEVITTSIEHPCIMNTARCLTQRGLVTHFIEVDEAGKVNIDHLKELISERTGLISVMYANNEIGTIQDIASIAALAHEHGVLMHTDAVQALGKIRVDVKALDVDFLSLSGHKIYGPKGIGALYVKKGTPFCPFIHGGHQETGRRAGTENTLGIIGFGKAVEMASLEMESVSSRLLRLREKLASGIKDSVPDIQFNGHPEDVLPNTLNVSFFGAEGESILLYLDMEGIAVSTGSACASGSLDPSHVLLATGLGAELAHGSIRISMGRGTTEDEIDYVLEVLPPVIEKIRRMSTVYQKGGAV
- a CDS encoding Rrf2 family transcriptional regulator yields the protein MFHVPTQTRYGLRALLELALHDGKGPLALQKISEKQHISQKYLENIFKLLKKADIIRSVRGPEGGYELARSPSLITAFDIARSLDGPVITVPCVHKGNYCVESSRCAVKDFWHEMNDTIEEYLKSKTLAWFLARVDGKKDHPGG
- the nadA gene encoding quinolinate synthase NadA, giving the protein MIMYEELVRRIGEIKKERNAVILAHNYQPPEIQDIGDFIGDSLALCKKAAEVDADVIVFCGVRFMAESAVLLNPGKTVLLPEAHAGCPMADMADAQSLRRLKKRHPDAVVVCYVNSSAEVKAESDICCTSSNAESIVSSIPEDRRIIFVPDRHLGGYIREKTGRPMILWPGYCPVHRKILPGHIAEMRKAFPEAKVLVHPECREEVVRLADFTGSTGGILTYVSQSNASSFIIGTETGIIHSLKKENPAKFFIPATSDAVCGDMKMISLEKILHSLQSMKPVVRIGDRTAEDALKPVSRMLDIG
- a CDS encoding zinc-dependent alcohol dehydrogenase family protein, which translates into the protein MRAMLLSHPCPIEERPLAKVEIDDPAPGLFEVRISVIACGVCHTDLHTVEGDMELPRLPLIPGHQIIGIIEKRGDAAHRFRPGERVGVPWLYRTCGTCEYCTGGLENLCKYASFTGFHVNGGYADYVVAHEDFVYPIPEEYTDIDAAPLLCGGIIGYRALMQCGLLTGQRLGLYGFGGSAHITIQIANHLGFQVYVFTRSDRHRRHAQSLGAVWAGGAEDEPPARMHAGIIFAPAGPIVREGLRVLERGGTLVLAGVTMTTIPELDYDSHLYWEKCVRSVANFTRRDAKEFLELAGKIPVKTTTTSYPLDKANEALADLKQSNINGTAVLVTW
- a CDS encoding mucoidy inhibitor MuiA family protein; the encoded protein is MATVIIKKDDIELEANSRATEVVVYSDKAEVKRMQKANLKRGETRIVFSNLGAGIDGQSIKSTCAAGNVKILSTTLAVNNLYFFRQKEDENVYNRICSCLKDIIALTDEKIIYALENHTTTDLREYIKSLLNDIILTQENSIPKLNAALDFLEHTFRENTLLIIETNEKLKHLHEQRALLEERLAKIRALDKKVQYNIEVSVHAEEACSAEVEVSYILPGVSWKTSYDAKLINPDNEIELSCFGEIRQQTGEVWKDVRVILSTAAADVQMEIPKIYPVYMSGYEEKRRKALVVETEAFRDLEEESGGDEVEETPSDEGGGESRVEVSKRGISYTFVVKNPCDIPSDDRWHRFLIITSKSEPEFSYETVPELMEYVYLKATLTNDTGLPMLPGKIAVYRNESYMGSARMKYVAPEEVFHLSFGIDEDVKVRRIRHKATEREAKGLSLKHVMEWEYHFILYNYKKETQKVRLKEGVYVSELKEVNIRILDDTSPGYTMNREGIVCWDTELSPDPFQHKKLVLHYTLTAPKSFQLGDI
- a CDS encoding mucoidy inhibitor MuiA family protein; amino-acid sequence: MNTIEMSFPVREVTVYPAGARITRAETVAFAKGENSLVIRKLPEAINEDSVRIETADNRGITIVGIHSEDAIRERYDENRYRKERAILDELILEQKRCEAVFNNYTDEFLLFMDKGTLIKGAGEEVKRSIIVENWKEFYGFMRKKLFTNREETRKVIFEWLTLQEKREAAEKNIGALLSYDRIREHGIVAVFDAKTDVDCEVRVMYLQPGVSWYPAYTIRADINKKQLEIGLFGMISQTTGEDWENVEVLLSTAVPLQQCRVPDVTSKRIREQDTGIITVPASPEAAVMGKTAKMEDEMDVTDMDKEDIPEEKVTEKKKRVFPSGIKRKSGRIAAASRGFSSMEDVDGLIDVEKTTGISGDATPPAMNTQALHAKRLSQEQKGRGVSGAAEIEEIVASVDGRLGGRLKIDTLSPYYRDLYAYLSDTYTPEGVVEVSGGIAVNRYFARGVSPLESVGGFDYRYHCGSTKNTIPSSRVPFQIGVDTAGIPMNMVYVTVPLEKEAVFLKAVFTNTYGNPFPKGPAQVFVENSFLGAIMFPTLGMNEGTSISLGVERDIKVLRKETSERKTGGFVKKGMAVDFSVEIELISYKETDVVCEVYDRIPISERPQEIAVVNEKYDPKPQKISDRNIVFWKTTLEPKKKKVFTVTYTVRHPEDYRLTVRKADHPYLEP